The region CGGTCTGGCCGCATGACCCCGGCTTCAACCGGGCGCGCGCTGGCGGCGTGACCACCCTTCAGATCCTGCCCGGCTCGGCCAACCTGTTCGGCGGCCGTTCGGTAACCCTCAAGAACATCCCCTCGCACACCATGCAGGGCATGAAGTTCCCCGGCGCGCCCTATGGCGTGAAGATGGCCTGCGGCGAAAACCCCAAGCGCGTCTATGGCGGCCGCAGCCGTGCGCCGTCGACCGCCATGGGCAATGTCGCCGGCTATCGCGCGGCGTGGATCAACGCCGCCGACTACAAGCGCAAGTGGGACGACTACCGCGCCAAGGTGGCCAAGAATGAAAAGGCGGACGCGCCCAAGCGCGATCTGCAGCTGGAAACCCTGATGGGCGTCCTGAACGGCGAAATCCTGGTCCAGAACCACTGCTATCGCGGCGACGAGATGGCCGTGATGCTCGATATCGGCAAGGAGTTCGGCTACCGCACGACGATGTTCCACCACGCGGTCGAGGCCTACAAGGTCGGCGATCTGCTGGCCAAGGACGACGTCTGCTTCGCCACCTGGGCGTCGTGGACCGGCTTCAAGATGGAAAGCCTGGACGGGATCGACGCCAACGCCGCCATCGCCCACAAGGCCGGCGCCTGCACCGTCATCCACTCCGACGACCCGATCATGACCCAGCGCCTCAATCAGGAAGCGGCCCTGGCCATGACGGCGGGCAACCGCATCGGCATGAACATCCCACGCGCCGAAGCCATCGCCTGGATCACGTCCAACCCGGCCAAGGCCCTGGGCATCGCCGACAAGACCGGCAGCCTCGTGGCCGGCAAGGCCGCCGACGTGGTTCTGTGGACCGCCGATCCGTTCAGCGTCTACGCCCAGGCCGAGAAGGTCTTCATCGACGGGGGCCTCGCCTATGACCGGCGTGACCCGCAGTACCAGCCCAAATCCGATTTCGAACTCGGCCAGCCGGGTGAAGGGGCGTTCCACCAATGATCCGCATCGCTCTTCTTTCGGGCGCATGCGCCCTCGCCTTCGCCTCGGCCGCTTCGGCTGAGACCGTGGCCATCACCAACGCCAAGATCGAAACGGTCGCGGCGGCGGGAACCATCGCGTCGGGAACCATCGTCCTGACCGACGGCAAGATCACCGCCGTCGGAGCCAACGTGTCGGTTCCATCCGGCGCCCGCGTCATCGACGCCAAGGGCGGCGTCGTGACCCCCGGCCTGATCGCCCCGTCCAGCAACCTCGCCGCTTCCGAAATCGGCGGCGTCCGCGAGACGCGGGACGATGGGTCGGGCACCGAGATGTCAGCCGGCTTCGATATCTCCTACAGCATCAATCCGGACTCCCCGGTCATCGGCCTGGCCCGTGACGGCGGCGTCACCAGCGCGGCGGTCACCCCCACCCTTTCGGGCGGTGGCGGCGGCGCGCACCGTGACGACGGCGATATCGAGCTGGAGAACCTGAAGGACATGACCGCCGGCCGCGCGGGCGATGGCGATCCTCGCCTGTTCACCGGCCAGGCCGCCCTGATCCGTCTGGCGGCCGGCGACGATGACATCGTCACCAAGGCCAAGGTGGCAGTGGCCCTCGATCTGGGCCAGGCCGGGGCCCGCGCGGCCGGCGGCTCACGCGGGGCGGCCATCGTCCTGGTGAAGTCGGCCTTCGAGGATGCGCGCGCCTACGCCCGCAACCGCTCGGCCTTCGAAAAGGGCGCCACCCGCGACTTTGGCCTCTCGCGCA is a window of Caulobacter sp. NIBR2454 DNA encoding:
- a CDS encoding amidohydrolase, with translation MSSLMRAALAATMLTGLAIAGTSSASAQAAKPAAKPAEKVEHKPLPAGLDPTTGPAPFPSTYKALPGRPTAIVGATVLTATGQQIENGVVFFSGGKIISVGGPETPVPADVAVIDGKGKWVTPGVIDAHSHLGVYPSPGVQARSDGNEITDPNTAQVWSEHSVWPHDPGFNRARAGGVTTLQILPGSANLFGGRSVTLKNIPSHTMQGMKFPGAPYGVKMACGENPKRVYGGRSRAPSTAMGNVAGYRAAWINAADYKRKWDDYRAKVAKNEKADAPKRDLQLETLMGVLNGEILVQNHCYRGDEMAVMLDIGKEFGYRTTMFHHAVEAYKVGDLLAKDDVCFATWASWTGFKMESLDGIDANAAIAHKAGACTVIHSDDPIMTQRLNQEAALAMTAGNRIGMNIPRAEAIAWITSNPAKALGIADKTGSLVAGKAADVVLWTADPFSVYAQAEKVFIDGGLAYDRRDPQYQPKSDFELGQPGEGAFHQ
- a CDS encoding amidohydrolase family protein, with the protein product MIRIALLSGACALAFASAASAETVAITNAKIETVAAAGTIASGTIVLTDGKITAVGANVSVPSGARVIDAKGGVVTPGLIAPSSNLAASEIGGVRETRDDGSGTEMSAGFDISYSINPDSPVIGLARDGGVTSAAVTPTLSGGGGGAHRDDGDIELENLKDMTAGRAGDGDPRLFTGQAALIRLAAGDDDIVTKAKVAVALDLGQAGARAAGGSRGAAIVLVKSAFEDARAYARNRSAFEKGATRDFGLSRIDLDALVPVVEGKTPLLVRVRRASDIRQIIKLAAEEKVKIILEGAEEGWIVAADIAKAGVPVIVDTQADLPDSFETLGARLDNAARLQAAGVAVAITGSRDFNNLRLQRLNAGLAVANGMPYQAALASVTAVPAKMWGMSSVGTLEVGKDADVVLWNGDPLETTTWPTAVFVGGYQQPTDFRGSKLRDRYARPAGAYPRAY